The genomic window CAACCTGCCAATCCGGCGAAGTATAGTCTCCGCCGTCAGTGCGAAACGCCTCGTAGTCATGCGACCACTTATTGATGATTGGCGCGGCAAAGGTTGAACCGGCGCCGCGAATTGGCTCGGCTCCCGCTATCGGACTGAATATCAGGGACGTGAATGCGAGCACGCCGACTACGCCGGTTATAAGACTTAATCTCGCGCTGCGGGGGGGAGAGAGCCATCCGATCATGCATTACCCTTTCGACACTGAGAG from Hyphomicrobiales bacterium includes these protein-coding regions:
- a CDS encoding hypothetical protein (Evidence 5 : Unknown function) yields the protein MMIGAAKVEPAPRIGSAPAIGLNIRDVNASTPTTPVIRLNLALRGGESHPIMHYPFDTERACLSEGRTRSSGVGIPNSFRPPALEFLM